GCAGCGCCACCACCACAGCAGGAAGACCATGGACTACGCCCCCTTCTTGAGCCCATCATCGGTGTTGGTTGACAAGCCCATTGCCACGGTGCTGGTGGTGGACGATACGCCCGAAAACCTGTCGCTCATGGGCGCGCTGCTGCGCGACCATTACCACGTCAAGGTGGCGAATCAGGGGGAGAAGGCGCTCAAGATCGCCCAGGCGGAGGCGCCGCCCGACCTGATCTTGCTCGACATCATGATGCCGGGCATCGACGGCTACGAGGTCTGTCGCCAGCTCAAGGCGCGGACGCAGACACGCGACATTCCGGTGATTTTTCTCACCGCCCGCGCCGAGATCGAGGACGAGCGCCTGGGGCTGGCGCTGGGGGCGGTGGACTACATCACCAAGCCCATCAGCCCGCCGATTTTGCTCGCGCGCGTGGCCACGCACCTGGCGCTCAAGGCATCGAACGATTTTCTGCGCGACAAAAGTGCCTACCTGGAGCGCGAGGTGGCGCTGCGCACGCTGGAGGTGCAGGCCATTCAGGATGTGACCATCATGGCCATGACCAGCCTGGCCGAGACGCGCGACAACGAAACCGGCAACCACATCCGGCGCACGCAGCTCTACGTCAAGGCCCTGGCCGAGCGCTTGCGCGAGCACCCGCGCTTTGCCCATGTGCTGACCGATCGCATGATCGACCTGCTGTACAAGTCGGCGCCGCTGCACGACATCGGCAAGATTGGTATTCCCGACGCCATCTTGCTCAAGCCGGGCAAGCTCACGGTGCAGGAGTTTGAGGTCATGAAAACCCACACCACCCTTGGGCGCCGGGCCATCGAGGAGGCTGAGCGGCGCCTGGGGATGCGCGTGGCCTTCTTGAGCGTGGCCAAGGAAATAGCCTACAGCCACCAGGAAAAGTGGGA
This DNA window, taken from Acidovorax sp. HDW3, encodes the following:
- a CDS encoding two-component system response regulator — its product is MDYAPFLSPSSVLVDKPIATVLVVDDTPENLSLMGALLRDHYHVKVANQGEKALKIAQAEAPPDLILLDIMMPGIDGYEVCRQLKARTQTRDIPVIFLTARAEIEDERLGLALGAVDYITKPISPPILLARVATHLALKASNDFLRDKSAYLEREVALRTLEVQAIQDVTIMAMTSLAETRDNETGNHIRRTQLYVKALAERLREHPRFAHVLTDRMIDLLYKSAPLHDIGKIGIPDAILLKPGKLTVQEFEVMKTHTTLGRRAIEEAERRLGMRVAFLSVAKEIAYSHQEKWDGSGYPEGLKGDAIPISARLMALADVYDALISRRVYKPAFSHEQACVIIVKGRGSHFDPDIADAFVELAGDFLRISQRYPDPD